A window from Pangasianodon hypophthalmus isolate fPanHyp1 chromosome 4, fPanHyp1.pri, whole genome shotgun sequence encodes these proteins:
- the LOC113539840 gene encoding UAP56-interacting factor isoform X1, with the protein MNKSSFKSSDNAEGPDKVDMSLDDIIRLNKKQKQIQGQKAALRNQRLGVTGRLAPGRRAGAPLNRGGGVNKLFRRRGQGVITGLAARKAALLKGVSPLNRPALNRANLNKHSTNRAPAKRSTLFQRTRPFVSQRRHTLTHMQTQRRPYTQADARKAPGRVSNRPFRLRRKWNAPPVNEPQREARQATFLSRRGLKVVLCVSITSGPRPHFQQVRANVQKTTPMQAAQRTQRTRPWRTPLNNSGILTVSIDNPGARTQPEPAHSWSLHPPMVTPPPQNTAPEPERKKPKGVALQFDINSVGKQQTAMTLNERFRILKMKRMAATQQNARGGRFVTVG; encoded by the exons ATGAATAAGTCAAGTTTCAAATCAAGCGATAATGCAGAAGGACCCGATAAAGTTGACATGTCGCTTG ATGACATTATCCGGTTAAATAAGAAGCAGAAGCAGATCCAGGGCCAGAAGGCGGCACTGAGGAACCAGAGGCTCGGCGTTACAGGACGATTAGCACCGGGGAGACGAGCAGGAGCGCCACTGAACCGGG GAGGAGGGGTGAATAAGCTGTTCAGGCGGCGTGGACAGGGCGTCATCACCGGCCTGGCAGCGAGGAAGGCGGCCCTGCTGAAAGGCGTCAGTCCGTTAAACCGACCCGCTCTGAACAGAGCCAATCTGAACAAACACAGCACTAACCGAGCTCCTGCGAAACGCTCCACTCTCTTTCAG AGAACACGGCCGTTTGTTTCACagcgcagacacacactcacacacatgcagacgcAGAGAAGGCCGTACACGCAAGCGGACGCTCGGAAAGCTCCGGGACGCGTCTCTAACAGACCCTTCAGGCTGCGCAGGAAATG GAATGCTCCTCCAGTGAACGAACCGCAGAGGGAGGCCCGCCAGGCTACATTCCTCTCCAGAAGAGGCCTAAAG GTGGTCTTGTGTGTTAGTATCACATCGGGTCCAAGGCCTCATTTCCAG caggTTCGTGCTAACGTGCAGAAGACAACACCGATGCAAGCAgctcagagaacacagagaacccGACC GTGGCGCACTCCTCTGAACAACAGTGGCATTCTCACCGTGTCTATAGATAACCCCGGAGCCAGAACTCAGCCCGA ACCCGCCCACTCGTGGTCGCTCCACCCACCCATGGTGACTCCACCTCCTCAGAACACAGCACCAGAGCCTGAGAGGAAAAAGCCCAAAGGGGTGGCGCTGCAGTTCGACATCAACAGCGTGGGAAAACAG CAGACGGCCATGACGCTTAACGAGCGCTTCCGCATCCTGAAGATGAAGCGCATGGCGGCAACGCAGCAGAACGCCAGAGGCGGACGCTTTGTCACCGTGGGCTAG
- the cpdp gene encoding CPD photolyase yields MTRLCYKILFCTCEVDFAAFLRHVFRIRCVSDVKRFSVIMPAKKRNLKRKGEPLKGPEKLSPGRGAGRGAGWLQGKVAEIRRNSAECKFNMKRLRFLTDAQKVRQGCGAVLYWMARDQRVQDNWALVYAQQLALEENLPLHVCFCLVPQYLEWTYRQYAFALRGLQEVAKECTSLNIQFHLLRGEPELTLPGFVKHWDIGAVVTDFNPLRLPLQWTEHVKKELPSDVPFIQVDAHNVVPCWEASNKLEYAARTIRGKITKLLPEFLMEFPPVDMHPHLSTKTAKKVDWEEVMSSLEVDRSVGEVLWAKPGTTEGIAMLESFIDQRLRLFATERNNPNANALSQLSPWIHSGQISAQRVLLEVRRWGKRLTESVSSFTEELLVRRELSDNFCFYNDNYDNINGAYDWAKKTLQDHAKDARPYLYTREQLENADTYDQLWNAAQRQIVLEGKMHGFMRMYWAKKILEWTASPEEAVNISIYLNDRYALDGCDPNGYVGCMWSICGIHDQGWAERPVFGKIRYMNYAGCKRKFDVGQFERKYAGKKS; encoded by the exons ATGACGCGTCtctgttataaaatattattttgcacgTGCGAGGTGGATTTTGCAGCGTTTTTAAGGCACGTTTTTCGCATCCGTTGTGTTTCAGATGTAAAAAGATTTTCCGTAATTATGCCTGCGAAGAAGAGGAACCTGAAGCGCAAAGGAGAGCCGCTGAAAGGTCCGGAGAAGCTCTCACCAGGCCGGGGAGCGGGCAGAGGAGCGGGCTGGCTGCAGGGGAAAGTGGCGGAGATCCGGAGAAACTCCGCTGAGTGTAAATTCAACATGAAGCGCCTCCGGTTCCTGACTGATGCCCAGAAAGTGCGGCAGGGCTGCGGGGCGGTGCTTTACTGGATGGCCCGGGATCAGAGAGTGCAGG ATAACTGGGCACTGGTTTATGCTCAGCAGCTCGCTCTGGAAGAGAATTTGCCTCTACATGTGTGTTTCTGCCTCGTGCCACAGTATTTAGAGTGGACGTATCGCCAGTACGCCTTCGCGCTCAGGGGACTGCAGGAAGTGGCCAAG GAGTGTACAAGTCTCAATATTCAGTTCCACCTCCTGAGAGGCGAGCCTGAGCTGACACTACCCGGTTTTGTGAAACACTGGGACATTGGCGCTGTCGTGACTGATTTTAACCCTCTGAGACTTCCACTGCAGTGGACTGAACATGTGAAAAAGGAGCTTCCATCCGATGTCCCCTTCATTCAG GTCGACGCCCATAACGTGGTGCCATGCTGGGAGGCATCGAATAAACTGGAGTATGCAGCGAGAACCATCCGAGGGAAAATCACCAAACTCCTCCCGGAGTTCCTCATGGAGTTTCCTCCAGTGGACATGCACCCTCACCTGTCCACCAAAACGGCAAAG AAAGTGGATTGGGaggaagtgatgtcatcacTGGAGGTAGACCGCAGTGTTGGGGAGGTTTTGTGGGCGAAGCCGGGAACGACGGAAGGCATCGCCATGCTCGAGTCGTTTATAGACCAGCGGCTGCGTCTTTTTGCCACCGAGAGGAACAACCCGAACGCCAATGCGCTCAGCCAGCTCTCACCGTGGATCCACTcgg GTCAGATATCAGCTCAGCGTGTGCTTTTGGAGGTGCGGCGTTGGGGGAAACGCTTGACCGAGTCTGTGTCCTCCTTCACTGAGGAGCTGTTAGTGCGCAGAGAGCTGTCTGATAACTTCTGCTTCTACAACGACAACTACGACAACATCAATG GTGCGTATGACTGGGCGAAGAAGACGCTGCAGGATCATGCTAAAGATGCTCGGCCTTATCTATACACACGAGAGCAACTGGAAAACGCAGACACATACGACCAGCTATGGAACGCTGCACAG AGGCAGATCGTCTTGGAGGGGAAGATGCACGGTTTCATGCGCATGTACTGGGCTAAGAAGATCCTGGAGTGGACGGCTTCACCTGAGGAGGCGGTGAACATCTCCATCTACCTCAACGATCGCTACGCGCTGGACGGCTGTGACCCAAATGGATacgtgg GTTGCATGTGGTCCATCTGCGGGATTCATGATCAGGGCTGGGCCGAGCGGCCCGTTTTCGGTAAAATACGCTACATGAACTACGCAGGCTGCAAGCGCAAGTTTGATGTGGGTCAATTTGAGAGGAAGTACGCTGGGAAGAagtcctga
- the nmur1b gene encoding neuromedin-U receptor 1, producing the protein MLHYNCTSSQGSYTIPDPSWCPESGECIMWNVSSEDVADLCESRSSYMERHLGPRRSPLFLPICISYLVIFCVGSVGNALTCTVIMRHRSMRTPTNFYLLSLAISDLLVLLLGLPLELYELWSNYPFLLGPGGCYFKTCLFEMVCFASVLNVTAVSAERYLAVVHPLRVKHVMTRGHVRRVIVMLWIVSFLCALPNTSLHGMTILPPKFGQTFPESAVCGLVKPAWIYGLLVQLTALFFFLIPVMSIGTLYLLIALQLHRETRLLQNDTKAWHSGEQSTLQKTRHCQVTKMLFVLVVVFAICWAPFHIDRVMWSYINEGSEDQHRVFEFVHLISGVFFYLSSAVNPILYSLMSSRFRELFREVACRKNEQKFNHTQITFRTTM; encoded by the exons ATGCTTCACTACAACTGCACCTCTTCCCAAGGCTCGTACACGATCCCAGACCCGTCATGGTGCCCAGAATCTGGTGAGTGCATCATGTGGAACGTGAGTTCAGAGGACGTGGCAGATTTGTGCGAGAGCCGCAGCTCGTACATGGAAAGGCATTTAGGACCACGCCGCTCTCCGCTCTTTCTGCCTATCTGCATCTCCTATTTGGTCATCTTCTGCGTCGGATCAGTGGGCAATGCACTAACGTGCACCGTGATCATGCGCCACCGCTCCATGCGCACACCCACCAACTTCTACCTGCTCAGCCTGGCTATTTCAGACCTGCTCGTGCTCCTCTTGGGTTTGCCATTGGAGCTTTATGAGCTGTGGTCCAACTATCCGTTCCTTCTGGGACCCGGAGGCTGCTATTTCAAGACATGCCTGTTTGAGATGGTGTGTTTCGCCTCGGTGCTCAATGTTACAGCGGTCAGCGCCGAGCGATACCTCGCTGTCGTCCACCCGCTACGTGTTAAACACGTCATGACACGTGGCCACGTCAGACGGGTCATTGTTATGTTGTGGATCGTGTCATTTCTTTGCGCTTTGCCCAACACGAGCTTGCACGGCATGACAATTTTGCCTCCAAAGTTTGGCCAGACTTTTCCCGAGTCAGCCGTATGCGGCCTGGTAAAACCTGCATGGATCTACGGGCTGCTTGTCCAGCTCACTGcgctcttcttcttcctcattcCCGTGATGAGCATCGGCACTCTCTACCTGCTCATTGCACTCCAACTGCACCGAGAAACGCGGCTACTGCAGAACGACACCAAAGCCTGGCACTCAGGAGAGCAGAGCACGCTACAGAAAACACGCCATTGCCAAGTCACCAAAATGCTGT ttgtgttggtggtggtgtttgcCATCTGCTGGGCGCCATTTCACATCGACCGTGTCATGTGGAGCTACATCAATGAAGGGAGCGAAGACCAGCACCGTGTCTTCGAGTTCGTTCACCTGATCTCAGGCGTGTTCTTCTACTTGAGCTCAGCCGTTAACCCCATCCTGTACAGCCTCATGTCCTCGCGCTTCAGAGAGCTGTTCCGGGAGGTCGCATGCCGAAAGAACGAGCAGAAATTCAACCATACGCAGATCACCTTTCGCACCACGATGTGA
- the LOC113539840 gene encoding UAP56-interacting factor isoform X3, protein MNKSSFKSSDNAEGPDKVDMSLDDIIRLNKKQKQIQGQKAALRNQRLGVTGRLAPGRRAGAPLNRGGGVNKLFRRRGQGVITGLAARKAALLKGVSPLNRPALNRANLNKHSTNRAPAKRSTLFQRTRPFVSQRRHTLTHMQTQRRPYTQADARKAPGRVSNRPFRLRRKWNAPPVNEPQREARQATFLSRRGLKVRANVQKTTPMQAAQRTQRTRPWRTPLNNSGILTVSIDNPGARTQPEPAHSWSLHPPMVTPPPQNTAPEPERKKPKGVALQFDINSVGKQQTAMTLNERFRILKMKRMAATQQNARGGRFVTVG, encoded by the exons ATGAATAAGTCAAGTTTCAAATCAAGCGATAATGCAGAAGGACCCGATAAAGTTGACATGTCGCTTG ATGACATTATCCGGTTAAATAAGAAGCAGAAGCAGATCCAGGGCCAGAAGGCGGCACTGAGGAACCAGAGGCTCGGCGTTACAGGACGATTAGCACCGGGGAGACGAGCAGGAGCGCCACTGAACCGGG GAGGAGGGGTGAATAAGCTGTTCAGGCGGCGTGGACAGGGCGTCATCACCGGCCTGGCAGCGAGGAAGGCGGCCCTGCTGAAAGGCGTCAGTCCGTTAAACCGACCCGCTCTGAACAGAGCCAATCTGAACAAACACAGCACTAACCGAGCTCCTGCGAAACGCTCCACTCTCTTTCAG AGAACACGGCCGTTTGTTTCACagcgcagacacacactcacacacatgcagacgcAGAGAAGGCCGTACACGCAAGCGGACGCTCGGAAAGCTCCGGGACGCGTCTCTAACAGACCCTTCAGGCTGCGCAGGAAATG GAATGCTCCTCCAGTGAACGAACCGCAGAGGGAGGCCCGCCAGGCTACATTCCTCTCCAGAAGAGGCCTAAAG gTTCGTGCTAACGTGCAGAAGACAACACCGATGCAAGCAgctcagagaacacagagaacccGACC GTGGCGCACTCCTCTGAACAACAGTGGCATTCTCACCGTGTCTATAGATAACCCCGGAGCCAGAACTCAGCCCGA ACCCGCCCACTCGTGGTCGCTCCACCCACCCATGGTGACTCCACCTCCTCAGAACACAGCACCAGAGCCTGAGAGGAAAAAGCCCAAAGGGGTGGCGCTGCAGTTCGACATCAACAGCGTGGGAAAACAG CAGACGGCCATGACGCTTAACGAGCGCTTCCGCATCCTGAAGATGAAGCGCATGGCGGCAACGCAGCAGAACGCCAGAGGCGGACGCTTTGTCACCGTGGGCTAG
- the LOC113539840 gene encoding UAP56-interacting factor isoform X2, producing MNKSSFKSSDNAEGPDKVDMSLDDIIRLNKKQKQIQGQKAALRNQRLGVTGRLAPGRRAGAPLNRGGGVNKLFRRRGQGVITGLAARKAALLKGVSPLNRPALNRANLNKHSTNRAPAKRSTLFQRTRPFVSQRRHTLTHMQTQRRPYTQADARKAPGRVSNRPFRLRRKWNAPPVNEPQREARQATFLSRRGLKVVLCVRANVQKTTPMQAAQRTQRTRPWRTPLNNSGILTVSIDNPGARTQPEPAHSWSLHPPMVTPPPQNTAPEPERKKPKGVALQFDINSVGKQQTAMTLNERFRILKMKRMAATQQNARGGRFVTVG from the exons ATGAATAAGTCAAGTTTCAAATCAAGCGATAATGCAGAAGGACCCGATAAAGTTGACATGTCGCTTG ATGACATTATCCGGTTAAATAAGAAGCAGAAGCAGATCCAGGGCCAGAAGGCGGCACTGAGGAACCAGAGGCTCGGCGTTACAGGACGATTAGCACCGGGGAGACGAGCAGGAGCGCCACTGAACCGGG GAGGAGGGGTGAATAAGCTGTTCAGGCGGCGTGGACAGGGCGTCATCACCGGCCTGGCAGCGAGGAAGGCGGCCCTGCTGAAAGGCGTCAGTCCGTTAAACCGACCCGCTCTGAACAGAGCCAATCTGAACAAACACAGCACTAACCGAGCTCCTGCGAAACGCTCCACTCTCTTTCAG AGAACACGGCCGTTTGTTTCACagcgcagacacacactcacacacatgcagacgcAGAGAAGGCCGTACACGCAAGCGGACGCTCGGAAAGCTCCGGGACGCGTCTCTAACAGACCCTTCAGGCTGCGCAGGAAATG GAATGCTCCTCCAGTGAACGAACCGCAGAGGGAGGCCCGCCAGGCTACATTCCTCTCCAGAAGAGGCCTAAAG GTGGTCTTGTGT gTTCGTGCTAACGTGCAGAAGACAACACCGATGCAAGCAgctcagagaacacagagaacccGACC GTGGCGCACTCCTCTGAACAACAGTGGCATTCTCACCGTGTCTATAGATAACCCCGGAGCCAGAACTCAGCCCGA ACCCGCCCACTCGTGGTCGCTCCACCCACCCATGGTGACTCCACCTCCTCAGAACACAGCACCAGAGCCTGAGAGGAAAAAGCCCAAAGGGGTGGCGCTGCAGTTCGACATCAACAGCGTGGGAAAACAG CAGACGGCCATGACGCTTAACGAGCGCTTCCGCATCCTGAAGATGAAGCGCATGGCGGCAACGCAGCAGAACGCCAGAGGCGGACGCTTTGTCACCGTGGGCTAG